A genome region from Calliopsis andreniformis isolate RMS-2024a chromosome 2, iyCalAndr_principal, whole genome shotgun sequence includes the following:
- the LOC143188319 gene encoding uncharacterized protein LOC143188319 translates to MQTFALLGEHRTRGTSCTRGTRVYMYDGRAALFAIKLIRKSRVVLLDGPCAVNNNAHALRVVNPESSTLRDESTQHTDRRVILPLRAEILFCRTFHLSFASHSRTLL, encoded by the coding sequence ATGCAAACCTTTGCGCTTCTCGGGGAGCACCGGACACGAGGCACAAGCTGCACACGCGGCACACGCGTATACATGTACGACGGACGAGCTGCTCTCTTCGCAATTAAACTAATTAGGAAGAGCAGGGTGGTTCTTCTCGACGGACCATGCGCGGTGAACAACAACGCGCACGCTTTACGAGtcgtcaacccggaatcctccacTTTGCGCGACGAAAGTACGCAACACACTGATCGTCGCGTGATTTTGCCTCTGCGAGCAGAGATTCTTTTCTGTCGGACGTTCCACCTTTCTTTCGCGAGTCACAGCCGAACTCTGCTGTAA
- the Mos gene encoding proto-oncogene serine/threonine-protein kinase mos, translating to MASPQKLVKLGSISPRVLRNFEKRYYLYDRIINVIDFTIFYMYYFRQLLSPKTPGKDFQKEIIECKNRLSPFNIDTPNRRKILKNGLNKQGMILGSGGFGTVYKAFYKGNQVAAKVMQTEKFTNALNSEKHASLLKHANIVKILMIEQGSYLSLIAMELCGTTLQDRLDEGILTKEERMSILKKIAYALQFCHTAGIIHADVKPKNILISANGQPKLTDFGSSVLIEEPNWNFQLHGTPGYIAPEVLKGSKPTPAADIYSLGIVAWQMISRNLPFAGLHSHTIIYLSAKGYRPRDNDINDEFKGAYKTLYRQMWLQNFISRPTTTEIINKIDVLIIQ from the exons ATGGCTTCTCCACAAAAATTAGTTAAGTTAGGCAGCATATCGCCAAGGGTGTTACGAAACTTTGAGAAAAGGTATTACCTTTATGACAGAATTATAAATGTTATtgattttacaatattttacaTGTATTATTTTAGGCAGTTACTAAGTCCAAAAACTCCAGGTAAAGATTTCCAAAAAGAAATTATCGAATGTAAAAATCGATTATCTCCGTTTAATATCGATACACCTAATAgaagaaaaatattgaaaaatggtCTGAACAAACAGGGTATGATACTTGGAAgtggcggatttgggactgtataTAAAGCTTTTTATAAGG GTAATCAAGTAGCGGCTAAAGTGATGCAAACAGAAAAATTCACAAATGCATTAAATTCTGAGAAGCATGCATCTCTATTGAAACATGCCAACATAGTAAAAATCTTAATGATAGAACAAGGTAGTTACTTGTCTTTAATAGCAATGGAATTATGTGGCACTACGTTACAAGATCGCTTAGACGAGGGAATATTGACTAAAGAGGAAAGAATGTCGATATTAAAGAAGATCGCTTATGCACTACAATTTTGTCATACTGCTGGTATCATACATGCAGATGTGAAACCCAAAAACATTCTAATATCTGCAAATGGGCAACCGAAGTTGACCGACTTTGGTAGTAGTGTTCTAATAGAGGAACCAAACTGGAATTTTCAATTACAC GGCACACCAGGATATATTGCTCCTGAAGTATTGAAAGGTAGTAAACCAACTCCTGCTGCAGATATCTATTCTCTAGGTATCGTGGCTTGGCAAATGATATCTAGAAACTTACCATTCGCTGGTCTACATAGTCACACAATTATATATCTTTCGGCAAAAGGATATCGACCCAGAGACAATGATATTAACGATGAGTTTAAAGGTGCTTATAAAACATTATACAGACAAATGTGGCTACAAAATTTTATCAGCAGACCTACAACTACTGAAATAATTAATAAGATCGAtgtattgattattcagtaa
- the LOC143188320 gene encoding U6 snRNA-associated Sm-like protein LSm5 translates to MNIPWMETGHSNQFTMTSSVSTNPSTLLPLELVDKCIGSRIHIIMKNDKEIVGTLLGFDDFVNMLLEDVTESEATPEGRRVTKLDQILLNGSNITMLVPGGEMPDT, encoded by the exons ATGAACATCCCTTGGATGGAAACAGGTCACAG TAATCAATTTACTATGACGAGTTCTGTCAGTACAAATCCTTCAACACTATTGCCTTTAG AATTAGTTGACAAATGTATCGGATCTCGAATACATATTATTATGAAAAACGACAAAGAGATTGTCGGGACTCTATTAGGCTTCGACGATTTTGTAAATATGTTGCTTGAAGACGTAACGGAGAGTGAAGCAACACCTGAAGGCCGAAGAGTCACTAAACTCGATCAAATTTTGCTTAATGGAAGCAATATCACAATG CTTGtacctggtggagaaatgccagaTACATAa